In a genomic window of Gloeocapsopsis dulcis:
- a CDS encoding S8 family serine peptidase has protein sequence MLATSRRNNEYFSVTSTHESLEKVRSTSRVLESGILPEFDDPLSNSRTSYSSSVSNSVTPQVAPDPGSTLSTAYNLGTLNRPFTLTDFVGNNDVSDIYRFSLASNSSFNLSLNGLTADADVELLNGNGTRIRLSNASGTTSEWIDGSLNAGTYYLNVFRYTGNTNYRLSLSATPIVNGVRTVLGNLGADTFIWQSGFNRTVISGNGNVDFGSGALDTLNLTNISSTTARLNLANASGGGVVYNPGNGARVFDAITLNNGNQILFEGIDRIRFADRTINRFVRPNDPLFNQQWNLHMMGVHNAWNFTKGSTNVMIGVQDTGLGVNSNGNIHPELRTTLIFNNNYRDEFIGGDNYTSHGTAVQGIIAARSNNGIGMSGINWNSPVFNIDVLGGNQADYNLAQATQAMINQANSQGQKLIVNMSLGGGGRDFAFERLIANNQSKALFVIASGNSNTNSISYPANLASVYSNVIAVGASWGTRNANNGATTPGDRISYAGWWGSQYGTGLTLVGPSEVIAPYANRNGQFGYWGGSTSGFNGTSAATPNVAGVASLVWSANRNLSATRIKQIFSQTAFDLGARGYDTTYGHGFVNADAAVRRAMAIGRGVA, from the coding sequence ATGCTAGCTACCTCTCGTCGCAACAATGAGTATTTTTCTGTTACTAGTACTCATGAGTCTTTAGAAAAAGTACGTTCAACCTCTAGAGTACTCGAATCAGGAATTTTACCAGAATTTGACGATCCACTATCAAACAGTAGAACATCTTATAGTTCTAGTGTCTCGAATTCAGTAACACCACAAGTGGCACCCGATCCTGGAAGTACTTTGAGTACTGCATATAATCTTGGTACTCTCAATCGTCCGTTTACCCTTACTGATTTTGTCGGCAACAACGATGTTTCTGATATCTATCGCTTTAGTTTAGCGAGCAATAGTAGTTTCAACTTATCTCTAAATGGTTTAACAGCAGATGCTGATGTTGAGTTGCTCAATGGTAATGGTACACGAATTAGACTTTCTAACGCTTCTGGCACAACCTCAGAATGGATAGATGGTAGCCTAAACGCAGGAACTTATTATCTTAATGTCTTTCGGTACACTGGTAACACAAATTACCGTCTTAGCTTATCTGCTACGCCAATTGTCAATGGCGTACGTACTGTCTTAGGCAACTTAGGCGCAGATACATTTATTTGGCAATCTGGCTTTAATCGCACAGTTATTTCTGGCAACGGTAATGTAGATTTTGGTAGTGGCGCACTAGATACACTTAATCTTACTAATATCTCCTCAACTACAGCTAGGTTAAATCTTGCTAATGCTAGTGGAGGTGGTGTAGTTTATAACCCTGGAAATGGTGCGCGTGTATTTGATGCGATTACACTTAATAATGGTAATCAAATTCTCTTTGAAGGAATTGATCGCATTCGTTTTGCAGATCGAACAATTAATCGCTTTGTCAGACCTAATGATCCCTTGTTTAATCAACAATGGAATCTCCACATGATGGGCGTACATAATGCTTGGAACTTTACTAAAGGTTCCACAAATGTAATGATTGGCGTTCAAGATACAGGGTTGGGAGTTAATAGCAATGGTAATATTCACCCTGAGTTACGCACCACACTTATTTTTAACAATAACTATCGCGATGAGTTTATAGGTGGAGATAATTACACTTCTCACGGTACTGCAGTTCAAGGCATTATTGCAGCGAGAAGTAATAATGGCATAGGAATGAGTGGCATTAACTGGAATTCTCCTGTTTTCAACATTGATGTATTGGGTGGAAACCAGGCAGATTATAACTTGGCTCAAGCGACACAAGCCATGATTAATCAAGCGAATAGTCAGGGGCAAAAGCTGATTGTTAATATGAGTTTAGGAGGGGGAGGTCGTGATTTTGCATTCGAGCGACTTATTGCTAACAATCAGTCAAAGGCTTTGTTTGTTATTGCCTCTGGTAACAGCAATACTAATAGTATTTCTTACCCTGCCAACCTAGCTTCAGTTTATAGCAATGTCATTGCAGTAGGTGCTTCCTGGGGAACTCGTAATGCCAACAATGGTGCAACTACACCAGGCGATCGCATCTCATATGCAGGCTGGTGGGGTTCTCAGTATGGCACTGGACTGACTTTAGTGGGACCATCAGAGGTAATTGCTCCTTATGCTAATCGCAATGGACAATTTGGTTATTGGGGAGGAAGCACTTCTGGATTTAATGGTACCTCAGCCGCAACACCAAATGTTGCAGGTGTCGCATCTTTAGTTTGGAGTGCTAATCGCAATCTTTCTGCTACCCGAATCAAGCAAATATTTTCACAAACAGCTTTTGATTTAGGTGCAAGAGGCTACGATACAACTTATGGTCATGGATTTGTGAATGCTGATGCTGCTGTTCGCCGCGCAATGGCAATCGGACGAGGTGTTGCATAG
- a CDS encoding protease complex subunit PrcB family protein — MDNSIDFELIDVGYNPLTAGFEPEPKIIVFRNQQEWKNFWSSFSFLDVNLNEQKFPVPAVNFEQKMVIGLTSGSRSTGGYSVQIDRIEQVQTPTPQWLIHYTEIIPGENCIVTQQPTTPTVFILTKNTSAGIQLSKQKLTSRC, encoded by the coding sequence ATGGACAATTCTATTGACTTTGAACTGATTGACGTTGGGTATAATCCCTTAACAGCGGGATTTGAACCTGAACCCAAAATTATTGTTTTTAGAAATCAGCAAGAATGGAAAAATTTTTGGAGTAGCTTTTCTTTTTTAGATGTCAACTTAAATGAACAAAAGTTTCCTGTTCCGGCAGTTAACTTTGAACAAAAGATGGTTATTGGTTTAACAAGTGGTTCTCGCTCAACTGGAGGATACAGCGTTCAAATTGATCGCATTGAACAAGTGCAAACTCCAACTCCTCAGTGGCTTATTCACTACACTGAAATTATCCCTGGTGAGAACTGTATTGTAACGCAGCAACCAACAACGCCTACTGTTTTCATTCTTACTAAAAACACAAGTGCTGGCATTCAATTAAGTAAACAAAAACTTACTTCCAGGTGTTAA